One Streptomyces sp. NBC_01217 genomic region harbors:
- a CDS encoding glycosyltransferase codes for MLNTAPVHPADIRDVTVVVRVSNHSDTLGACLDSLLKQSIGTARMHIIAVDDGSTDDSGSLMVRFAHDHPLFVRAGQQPRGLGPATARNWALSQVATRYVIFLEGSDRLAPDALEQLVGAADKNESDVVLGKLESSGRHSVATSMFRRSRASVDLYGSRVYWSLTPDKLFRTSLLRRRALEFPSDMHIGDDMAFTAAAYAGADNISVLADSTCVIKGPSPAASVRLSERVQLAARMMQLVSTLAPAGAQRDHLLSRHLEAELGKATGILLLAQESRAERERAMWAAQEVLRAHGTPGALALLPRPLAVRLSLLSSGRFAEAERMAEYEADKEKPAPRKTVEGGRVFTTLPFFRDPETALPDEIFEITDRMTVSHQLTSVQWTGSILSLEGFAFFEQLSTRDRATKVVLRERHSGQEERFSVTARRDEKLVNSKGKPRAMGRFSARVNLRQTSSGWPVPAGVWDVFLAVSFEGVTKEVRLGRERSAAVDITSRSPVVVAPAQGSAQLELVATPVYSESGDLSIEMAERLPLPTGR; via the coding sequence ATGCTCAACACCGCGCCTGTCCATCCCGCCGACATCCGGGACGTAACCGTCGTCGTCCGCGTCAGCAACCACTCCGACACGCTCGGGGCCTGTCTCGACTCGCTGCTCAAGCAGTCGATCGGCACCGCCCGGATGCACATCATCGCCGTGGACGACGGATCGACGGACGACAGCGGGTCTCTGATGGTTCGTTTCGCCCATGACCATCCTCTGTTCGTCCGGGCCGGACAGCAGCCTCGGGGACTGGGCCCCGCCACCGCCCGCAACTGGGCGTTGAGCCAGGTCGCCACGCGCTATGTGATCTTCCTGGAGGGTTCCGACCGGCTGGCGCCCGATGCCCTGGAACAGCTGGTCGGCGCCGCGGACAAGAACGAGTCGGACGTGGTGCTGGGCAAGCTGGAAAGCTCCGGGCGGCATTCCGTGGCGACATCGATGTTCCGACGGAGCCGCGCCTCCGTCGATCTGTACGGCTCCCGCGTCTACTGGTCGCTCACGCCGGACAAGCTGTTCCGGACCAGTCTGCTGCGGCGGCGGGCGCTGGAGTTCCCGTCCGACATGCACATAGGCGACGACATGGCCTTCACCGCCGCCGCCTATGCCGGCGCCGACAACATCTCGGTGCTGGCCGACAGCACCTGTGTGATCAAGGGGCCCTCTCCGGCTGCCTCGGTGCGGCTCAGCGAGCGGGTGCAACTGGCAGCCCGGATGATGCAGCTGGTGAGCACGCTGGCCCCGGCCGGTGCCCAGCGGGACCATCTGCTCTCGCGCCATCTGGAGGCCGAACTCGGCAAGGCCACAGGCATCCTGCTCCTGGCCCAGGAGAGCCGGGCCGAGCGGGAGAGAGCCATGTGGGCCGCGCAGGAAGTGCTGCGCGCGCACGGCACGCCGGGCGCTCTCGCTCTGTTGCCGCGCCCGCTCGCCGTACGCCTGTCGCTGCTGTCGTCCGGGCGCTTCGCCGAGGCGGAGCGGATGGCCGAGTACGAAGCGGACAAGGAAAAGCCGGCGCCCCGCAAGACCGTGGAGGGCGGCCGGGTGTTCACCACGCTGCCGTTCTTCCGCGATCCGGAGACAGCCCTGCCCGATGAAATCTTCGAGATCACCGACCGGATGACGGTGAGTCACCAGCTGACGTCGGTCCAGTGGACGGGCTCGATCCTGAGTCTTGAGGGATTCGCCTTCTTCGAGCAGTTGTCCACCCGGGACCGGGCGACGAAGGTCGTGCTGCGAGAGCGTCACAGTGGGCAGGAGGAGCGCTTCTCCGTCACGGCACGCCGTGACGAGAAGCTGGTGAACTCCAAGGGAAAGCCGCGTGCGATGGGCCGGTTCTCGGCGCGCGTCAATCTGCGTCAGACATCCAGCGGCTGGCCGGTCCCTGCGGGGGTCTGGGATGTTTTTCTCGCGGTGAGCTTCGAGGGGGTCACCAAGGAGGTGCGCCTGGGCCGTGAGCGTTCCGCGGCCGTGGACATCACCAGCCGCAGCCCCGTCGTCGTCGCGCCGGCGCAGGGCTCGGCGCAGCTCGAACTCGTGGCCACTCCGGTCTACTCGGAAAGCGGCGATCTCTCGATCGAGATGGCCGAACGACTTCCGCTGCCCACAGGCCGGTGA
- a CDS encoding Ig-like domain-containing protein: MNHLLCRGRAVGTDPSEGAVYAGLYSSADPLAGVAPGEHVQLGLSVAPADGAPRGFAYLLADSLADGAEIVAVQGVEYFPEQGWFRVRAEPGETQTGVVSLLVGRPKKAPRLRPQIIVAVPDASGRKLIRTGRLSDAVLPVHTVSAPGLRIVTEPNTPGSVHATAAVAAGSSVISVTQPAQGSTQLSPDGWVTYLPAPGFLGYDRFQYTVGTPDSTKLTAAVNVFVGPLDRVPGAFPPHTVTTEFHRWQWPELTGTMPWPRSHASSESR, encoded by the coding sequence GTGAACCATCTGCTGTGCCGGGGCCGGGCTGTCGGCACCGACCCCTCAGAGGGCGCGGTGTACGCCGGTCTGTACAGTTCCGCCGATCCGCTGGCGGGCGTCGCCCCCGGTGAACACGTCCAGCTCGGTCTGTCCGTGGCGCCCGCCGACGGAGCGCCACGTGGCTTCGCCTACCTGCTGGCCGACTCGCTCGCCGACGGGGCGGAGATCGTCGCCGTCCAGGGTGTGGAGTACTTCCCCGAGCAGGGTTGGTTCCGGGTCCGCGCCGAACCCGGTGAGACGCAGACCGGGGTCGTCTCGCTGCTCGTGGGGCGCCCGAAGAAGGCTCCCAGGCTCCGGCCCCAGATCATCGTCGCCGTACCGGACGCCTCGGGCCGCAAGCTGATCCGGACCGGACGCCTCAGTGACGCGGTTCTGCCGGTGCATACGGTGTCGGCGCCCGGCCTGCGTATCGTCACCGAGCCCAACACCCCCGGTTCGGTCCATGCGACGGCAGCTGTGGCGGCCGGCAGCTCCGTGATCTCGGTGACCCAGCCGGCCCAGGGAAGCACACAGCTGTCGCCGGACGGCTGGGTGACGTATCTGCCCGCTCCCGGCTTCCTGGGATACGACCGGTTCCAGTACACCGTGGGCACCCCGGACTCAACGAAACTGACCGCCGCCGTCAACGTCTTCGTGGGTCCTCTGGACCGGGTGCCGGGTGCATTCCCGCCGCACACCGTCACCACCGAGTTCCATCGCTGGCAGTGGCCCGAACTCACCGGGACGATGCCCTGGCCCCGGTCGCACGCGTCCTCGGAGAGTCGATAA
- a CDS encoding rhamnogalacturonan acetylesterase yields MNYTAEPAARRGRIFVAGDSTAVTRPVSHLPMAGWAQALPLFLTDDVEVVNCARARASSKSFRERGRLQWILENMSPGDYLLFGFGQIDWKPDPGLHTDPYGSFLEHMRAYATGVRDAQGHPVVLLPFERRRVDRHGNVARFLGDYPVAMRQLAREEHLPVVDLYGQSLAWWEELGPENSKDAFTYLRPGEPLQEIVQDADNVHLRPEGAVECARYVARSLLRQQIVPPHWVTGLDRRTFSYDELGWLDDATFAHLTKSRVSVHRGQESGA; encoded by the coding sequence ATGAACTACACGGCGGAGCCTGCCGCGCGTCGCGGCCGGATCTTCGTGGCCGGAGACTCGACCGCGGTAACCCGTCCGGTGAGCCACCTGCCGATGGCGGGCTGGGCACAGGCGTTGCCCCTCTTCCTCACCGATGACGTGGAAGTGGTCAACTGCGCCCGCGCCCGCGCCAGCTCGAAGAGCTTCCGGGAGCGCGGCCGGCTCCAGTGGATTCTGGAGAACATGTCCCCCGGCGACTATCTGCTCTTCGGGTTCGGCCAGATCGACTGGAAGCCCGATCCCGGCCTGCACACCGATCCGTACGGCAGCTTTCTGGAACACATGAGGGCCTACGCCACGGGAGTCCGTGACGCTCAGGGGCATCCGGTGGTCCTGCTTCCGTTCGAGCGGCGCCGCGTCGACCGGCACGGCAATGTCGCCCGCTTCCTCGGGGACTATCCGGTGGCCATGCGGCAGCTGGCCCGCGAGGAGCATCTCCCTGTGGTCGATCTGTACGGGCAGAGCCTCGCCTGGTGGGAGGAGCTGGGCCCGGAAAACTCCAAGGACGCCTTCACGTATCTCCGGCCCGGTGAGCCGCTCCAGGAGATCGTGCAGGACGCCGACAATGTGCACCTTCGCCCCGAGGGGGCCGTCGAGTGCGCGCGTTATGTGGCCCGGAGCCTGCTCAGGCAGCAGATCGTCCCGCCCCACTGGGTGACCGGTCTCGACCGGCGCACATTCTCGTACGACGAGCTGGGCTGGCTGGACGACGCCACCTTCGCCCACCTCACCAAGTCCCGTGTGTCCGTCCATCGCGGTCAGGAGTCCGGCGCGTGA
- a CDS encoding bifunctional cytidylyltransferase/SDR family oxidoreductase — translation MSSSAARNRTVAVILAGGTGQRVGLEIPKQLLKIAGKSILEHTLHIFENASEIDDIVIMMAPDHLADAERTVARAGLRKVSKVLAGGATRSGTTSLAIQWVTEHLADGEDCNLLIHDAVRPLLSGRVVEECVAAMDRYRAVDVAIPSSDTVVVTRAHGEDGEFITEVPDRARLRRGQTPQGFRLSTIRRAYELALADPAFQATDDCSVVVKYLPDVPVHVVMGDEYNMKVTQPVDVFIADKLFQLSSRTAPAPSGEDFYREHLAGRTVVVFGEPGGVGGDIARLAAGYGARVFALGRSTTGTLSENPEHVADAFADVYAETGRIDHVVNTTGVISVGRLSETDDETLQEALAVNYLAPVNIARAAFKYLEESQGQLLFFTSNSYTRGRAGYSLYSSTRAAIVNLTQALAEEWEPDGIRVNCLNPGTVTTPARTRAFSEGPESSRLSSESVAGSAMDVLLADMTGHVVDARKQDAAAHRSSFDQAIASVLSEQSDMEL, via the coding sequence TTGTCCAGTTCAGCAGCCCGCAACCGCACTGTCGCCGTGATCCTCGCCGGCGGGACCGGGCAGCGCGTGGGACTCGAAATCCCGAAGCAGCTCCTGAAGATCGCCGGCAAGTCGATCCTGGAACACACCCTGCACATCTTCGAGAACGCGTCCGAGATCGACGACATCGTCATCATGATGGCGCCGGACCACCTCGCGGACGCGGAGAGGACCGTCGCGCGCGCCGGTCTGCGCAAGGTGTCGAAGGTTCTGGCGGGCGGGGCGACGCGCAGCGGTACCACTTCCCTCGCCATCCAGTGGGTGACCGAGCACCTGGCCGACGGCGAGGACTGCAACCTGCTGATCCACGACGCCGTACGCCCTCTGCTGTCCGGGCGCGTCGTCGAGGAGTGCGTGGCGGCCATGGACCGCTACCGCGCCGTCGACGTCGCCATCCCCTCGTCCGACACCGTCGTGGTCACCCGCGCCCATGGCGAGGACGGTGAGTTCATCACCGAGGTGCCGGACCGTGCGCGATTGCGCAGGGGGCAGACCCCCCAGGGCTTCCGTCTGTCGACGATCCGTCGGGCGTACGAGCTGGCCCTGGCCGACCCCGCCTTCCAGGCCACCGACGACTGCTCCGTCGTCGTGAAGTACCTGCCCGACGTGCCCGTCCATGTCGTCATGGGCGACGAGTACAACATGAAGGTGACCCAGCCGGTCGATGTCTTCATCGCCGACAAGCTCTTCCAGCTCTCCTCGCGCACCGCCCCGGCGCCCTCCGGCGAGGACTTCTACCGGGAGCACCTGGCCGGTCGCACCGTTGTCGTGTTCGGTGAACCGGGCGGTGTGGGCGGGGACATCGCGCGGCTGGCCGCAGGGTACGGCGCCCGGGTCTTCGCCCTGGGCCGCTCCACCACCGGCACTCTTTCGGAGAACCCCGAGCACGTCGCCGACGCCTTCGCCGACGTGTACGCCGAGACCGGCCGGATCGACCACGTCGTCAACACCACGGGCGTGATCAGCGTCGGCCGTCTCTCCGAGACCGACGACGAGACGCTCCAGGAAGCACTGGCGGTCAACTACCTGGCCCCGGTGAACATCGCCCGCGCCGCGTTCAAGTATCTCGAAGAGTCCCAGGGGCAGCTGCTGTTCTTCACGTCGAACAGCTACACCAGGGGTCGTGCGGGGTACAGCCTGTACTCCTCGACGAGGGCCGCGATCGTCAATCTGACCCAGGCTCTCGCGGAGGAGTGGGAGCCCGACGGCATCCGGGTCAACTGTCTGAATCCTGGGACCGTCACGACCCCCGCGCGGACCAGGGCGTTCAGCGAGGGGCCCGAGAGCTCTCGGCTCTCTTCGGAGTCCGTCGCAGGCAGCGCGATGGACGTGCTTCTCGCGGACATGACAGGCCATGTCGTCGACGCGCGCAAGCAGGATGCCGCAGCTCATCGATCGAGCTTCGACCAGGCGATCGCCTCCGTTCTCAGCGAGCAGTCCGACATGGAGCTGTGA
- a CDS encoding 3-hydroxyacyl-CoA dehydrogenase NAD-binding domain-containing protein codes for MSSTTELLKGAAELFPGEVVTQAHVRHLDLPAGAGRFALITLDNGLDHTKPTTFGPQSLANLDAAVDQVEKEAAEGAIVGIGITGKPFIFAVGADLKGVELLKNHDDALAIGKGGHDVFRRLSGLAVPTFAYYNGAAMGGGVEVGLHCSYRTVSKALPAFSLPEVFLGLVPGWGGCALLPNLIGADRAVSVIIENSLNQNRQLKGKQVFELGIADALFEGADFLEQSLIWTANVLNGTVTVERPEVDRGDAWDQAVARGKAIADSKVHGAAPAAYRALEIIAAAKDGDLSAGFDAEDQALADLIMGGELRSGIYSFNLVQKRAKRPAGAPDKNLARPVTKVGVVGAGLMASQLALLFLRRLEVPVVLTDIDQERVDKGVGYVHAEIEKLLGKGRINQDKANRLKALVTGVLDKAEGFSDADFIIEAVFEEIGVKQQVFAEVEAVAPAHAILATNTSSLSVTEMASKLQHPERVVGFHFFNPVAILPLLEIVRGEKTDDASLATAFGVARKLKKTAVLVKDAPAFVVNRILTRFMGEIQNIIDEGTPVEVAEKAIEPLGLPMSPLVLLELVGPAIGLHVSETLNRAFPERFTVSENLAAVVKAGKRGFYVYDSGKPELDPEVAALLKQGDVVLSEEQVRDRVLDAVAQEIGLMLDEGVVAEAQDIDLCLITGAGWPFHLGGITPYLDREGVSERVNGKKFLAQGVASVPA; via the coding sequence GTGAGCTCCACCACTGAGCTTCTGAAGGGTGCGGCCGAGCTGTTCCCCGGCGAGGTCGTCACGCAGGCGCACGTACGCCACCTGGACCTTCCGGCCGGTGCGGGCCGCTTCGCCCTCATCACGCTGGACAACGGCCTGGACCACACCAAGCCGACCACCTTCGGACCGCAGTCGCTGGCGAACCTGGACGCCGCCGTCGACCAGGTCGAGAAGGAGGCCGCCGAGGGTGCGATCGTCGGCATCGGCATCACCGGCAAGCCGTTCATCTTCGCGGTCGGCGCCGACCTCAAGGGCGTCGAGCTGCTGAAGAACCACGACGATGCGCTCGCGATCGGCAAGGGCGGCCACGACGTCTTCCGCCGCCTCTCCGGCCTCGCGGTCCCGACGTTCGCGTACTACAACGGCGCGGCGATGGGCGGCGGTGTCGAGGTCGGTCTCCACTGCTCGTACCGCACCGTCTCCAAGGCGCTGCCCGCGTTCTCGCTGCCCGAGGTCTTCCTCGGTCTGGTCCCCGGCTGGGGCGGCTGCGCACTGCTGCCGAACCTGATCGGCGCCGACCGCGCGGTCTCCGTCATCATCGAGAACTCGCTGAACCAGAACCGTCAGCTCAAGGGCAAGCAGGTCTTCGAGCTGGGGATCGCCGACGCCCTCTTCGAGGGTGCGGACTTTTTGGAGCAGTCGCTGATCTGGACCGCGAACGTGCTGAACGGCACGGTCACGGTGGAGCGCCCCGAGGTCGATCGCGGTGACGCCTGGGACCAGGCCGTCGCCCGTGGCAAGGCCATCGCCGACTCCAAGGTGCACGGCGCCGCCCCGGCCGCGTACCGCGCGCTGGAGATCATCGCCGCGGCCAAGGACGGCGACCTGAGCGCCGGCTTCGACGCCGAGGACCAGGCCCTCGCGGACCTGATCATGGGCGGCGAGCTGCGCTCCGGGATCTACTCCTTCAACCTGGTCCAGAAGCGCGCCAAGCGCCCGGCCGGTGCCCCGGACAAGAACCTGGCCCGCCCGGTCACCAAGGTCGGCGTGGTGGGCGCGGGCCTGATGGCTTCTCAGCTCGCCCTTCTCTTCCTGCGCCGCCTGGAGGTGCCGGTCGTCCTGACCGACATCGACCAGGAGCGCGTCGACAAGGGTGTGGGCTATGTCCACGCCGAGATCGAGAAGCTGCTGGGCAAGGGCCGCATCAACCAGGACAAGGCCAACCGCCTCAAGGCCCTGGTCACCGGTGTGCTGGACAAGGCCGAGGGCTTCTCCGACGCCGACTTCATCATCGAGGCCGTCTTCGAGGAGATCGGCGTCAAGCAGCAGGTGTTCGCGGAGGTCGAGGCGGTCGCCCCGGCACACGCGATCCTCGCCACCAACACCTCGTCCCTCTCGGTCACCGAGATGGCGTCGAAGCTGCAGCACCCCGAGCGGGTCGTCGGCTTCCACTTCTTCAACCCGGTCGCGATCCTCCCGCTGCTGGAGATCGTCCGCGGCGAGAAGACCGACGACGCCTCGCTGGCCACGGCGTTCGGTGTGGCGCGGAAGCTGAAGAAGACCGCGGTCCTGGTGAAGGACGCCCCGGCGTTCGTCGTCAACCGCATCCTGACCCGCTTCATGGGCGAGATCCAGAACATCATCGACGAGGGCACCCCGGTCGAGGTCGCCGAGAAGGCCATCGAGCCGCTCGGCCTGCCGATGTCCCCGCTGGTGCTCCTGGAACTGGTCGGCCCGGCCATCGGCCTGCATGTCTCCGAGACCCTGAACCGCGCCTTCCCGGAGCGCTTCACCGTCTCCGAGAACCTCGCGGCGGTCGTCAAGGCCGGCAAGCGCGGCTTCTACGTGTACGACTCCGGCAAGCCGGAGCTGGACCCGGAGGTCGCCGCTCTCCTCAAGCAGGGCGACGTCGTCCTGTCCGAGGAGCAGGTCCGCGACCGCGTCCTGGACGCGGTGGCGCAGGAGATCGGCCTGATGCTGGACGAGGGCGTCGTCGCCGAAGCCCAGGACATCGACCTCTGCCTGATCACCGGCGCGGGCTGGCCCTTCCACCTGGGCGGCATCACGCCGTACCTGGACCGCGAAGGCGTCTCGGAGCGGGTGAACGGCAAGAAGTTCCTGGCGCAGGGCGTGGCGAGCGTTCCGGCGTAA
- a CDS encoding thiolase family protein: protein MPRTIRDVVFVDGVRTPFGKAGPKGIYHETRADDLVVKAIRELLRRNPELDPAKIDEVAIAATTQIGDQGLTLGRTAGILAGLPQSVPGYSIDRMCAGALTAVTSTAGSIAFGAYDVVVAGGVEHMGRHPMGEGVDPNPRFVSEKLVDESALFMGMTAENLHDRYPQITKQRADEYAVRSQEKAAKAYANGKIQQDLVPISVRRTNAEAGETGWGLVTADEPMRPGTTLESLAGLKTPFRPHGRVTAGNAAGLNDGATASLLAAEDVARELGLPVKMRLVSYAFVGVEPEVMGFGPIPSTEKALAKAGLTIGDIGLFEINEAFAVQVLAFLDHYGIADDDERVNQYGGAIAYGHPLASSGVRLMTQLARQFEEQPEVRYGLTTMCVGFGMGATVVWENPHFDKADGGNK, encoded by the coding sequence GTGCCTCGTACCATCCGGGACGTCGTCTTCGTCGACGGCGTCCGCACCCCGTTCGGCAAAGCGGGCCCGAAGGGCATCTACCACGAGACCCGCGCCGACGATCTCGTCGTGAAGGCCATCCGGGAGCTGCTGCGCCGCAACCCGGAACTGGACCCCGCGAAGATCGACGAGGTCGCCATCGCCGCGACCACCCAGATTGGTGACCAGGGTCTGACGCTGGGCCGTACCGCCGGAATCCTGGCCGGTCTGCCGCAGTCCGTCCCCGGTTACTCCATCGACCGCATGTGTGCGGGCGCCCTGACCGCCGTCACCTCGACGGCAGGTTCCATCGCCTTCGGCGCGTACGACGTCGTCGTCGCCGGCGGTGTCGAGCACATGGGCCGCCACCCGATGGGCGAGGGCGTGGACCCGAACCCGCGCTTCGTATCGGAGAAGCTGGTCGACGAGTCCGCCCTGTTCATGGGCATGACCGCGGAGAACCTGCACGACCGCTACCCGCAGATCACCAAGCAGCGCGCCGACGAGTACGCGGTCCGCTCGCAGGAGAAGGCCGCCAAGGCGTACGCCAACGGCAAGATCCAGCAGGACCTGGTGCCGATCTCGGTGCGCCGTACCAACGCCGAGGCCGGCGAGACGGGCTGGGGCCTGGTCACCGCCGACGAGCCGATGCGTCCGGGTACGACCCTGGAGTCCCTGGCCGGTCTGAAGACCCCGTTCCGCCCCCACGGCCGCGTCACCGCCGGTAACGCCGCGGGTCTCAACGACGGCGCCACCGCCTCGCTGCTCGCCGCCGAGGACGTCGCCCGCGAGCTGGGCCTCCCGGTCAAGATGCGCCTCGTCTCGTACGCCTTCGTGGGTGTCGAGCCGGAGGTCATGGGCTTCGGCCCGATCCCGTCCACGGAGAAGGCCCTCGCCAAGGCCGGTCTGACGATCGGTGACATCGGTCTGTTCGAGATCAACGAGGCGTTCGCCGTGCAGGTGCTCGCCTTCCTCGACCACTACGGCATCGCCGACGACGACGAGCGCGTCAACCAGTACGGCGGCGCCATCGCCTACGGTCACCCGCTCGCCTCCTCCGGTGTGCGTCTGATGACGCAGCTGGCCCGCCAGTTCGAGGAGCAGCCGGAGGTCCGCTACGGCCTGACGACGATGTGCGTCGGCTTCGGCATGGGCGCGACGGTCGTCTGGGAGAACCCGCACTTCGACAAGGCAGACGGAGGCAACAAGTGA
- a CDS encoding ribonuclease D: protein MTDAQETAADTSLRTTGGAPPDDVAPAPIPLLEPREGIPPVVASDDALARVIAAFAAGSGPVAVDAERASGYRYGQRAYLVQLRRDGAGSALIDPVGCPDLSGLGEALHGSEWILHAATQDLPCLREIGMTPTGLFDTELAGRLAGFPRVGLGAMVESVLGYSLEKGHSAVDWSTRPLPDPWLRYAALDVELLIDLRNALENELDQQGKLEWAREEFDAIASAPPAPPRKDPWRRTSGMHKVRRRRQMAVVRELWTARDQVARRRDISPGKVLGDAAIVEAALALPPNTHALTALPGFGHRMGRRQLEQWQAAIDRAKALPDAELPQPGQTVAGPPPPRAWADKDPAAAARLSAARTAVSELAERLHMPQENLITPDTVRRVCWEPPKHPTPDAIESALTAYGARRWQIEQVAPLLVRALLSVA from the coding sequence GTGACCGACGCCCAAGAGACCGCAGCAGACACTTCACTGCGAACCACCGGGGGCGCTCCCCCGGACGACGTCGCCCCGGCGCCGATCCCCCTGCTCGAACCTCGAGAGGGCATTCCCCCGGTGGTGGCATCCGACGACGCCCTCGCCCGGGTGATCGCCGCTTTCGCCGCGGGCTCCGGCCCGGTGGCCGTCGATGCCGAGCGCGCCTCCGGCTACCGCTACGGCCAGCGTGCCTATCTCGTGCAGCTGCGCCGTGACGGCGCGGGCAGCGCACTGATCGACCCGGTCGGCTGCCCCGACCTCTCCGGGCTCGGAGAGGCCCTGCACGGCAGCGAATGGATCCTGCACGCCGCCACTCAGGACCTGCCCTGTCTGCGCGAAATAGGGATGACTCCCACCGGGCTCTTCGACACGGAGCTGGCCGGAAGGCTGGCCGGATTCCCCCGCGTCGGCCTCGGCGCCATGGTCGAGAGCGTGCTCGGGTACTCGCTGGAGAAGGGCCACTCCGCCGTCGACTGGTCCACCCGCCCGCTGCCCGACCCCTGGCTGCGCTACGCGGCGCTCGACGTCGAGCTGCTGATCGACCTGCGCAACGCCCTGGAGAACGAGCTCGACCAGCAGGGCAAGCTGGAATGGGCGCGCGAGGAGTTCGACGCGATCGCCTCGGCGCCGCCCGCTCCCCCGCGCAAGGACCCGTGGCGCCGCACCTCCGGCATGCACAAGGTCCGCCGCCGCCGTCAGATGGCGGTGGTACGGGAGCTGTGGACCGCCCGTGACCAGGTCGCCCGGCGCCGGGACATCTCGCCCGGCAAAGTGCTGGGCGACGCCGCGATCGTCGAGGCGGCGCTCGCGCTCCCGCCCAACACACATGCGCTGACCGCGCTGCCCGGATTCGGCCACCGCATGGGGCGGCGGCAGCTGGAGCAGTGGCAGGCCGCCATCGACCGGGCCAAGGCGCTGCCGGACGCCGAGCTCCCGCAGCCCGGCCAGACGGTGGCCGGTCCGCCGCCGCCGCGCGCCTGGGCGGACAAGGACCCGGCGGCAGCGGCCCGGCTGTCGGCCGCCCGCACCGCGGTGTCGGAGCTCGCCGAACGGCTGCACATGCCGCAGGAGAACCTGATCACCCCGGACACGGTGCGCCGGGTCTGCTGGGAGCCGCCGAAGCATCCGACCCCGGATGCGATCGAGTCCGCGCTCACCGCGTACGGCGCGCGGCGCTGGCAGATCGAGCAGGTGGCCCCGCTGCTGGTCCGCGCGCTGCTGTCGGTGGCCTGA
- a CDS encoding helix-turn-helix transcriptional regulator has product MSVLLEQPASLVAYRPNKPTAMVVVADPRVRSTVTRHLWALGVRDVIEASSIAEARPRVGNPRDICVADVHLPDGSGLTLLSETRAAGWPNGLALSAADDIGAVRNALAGGVKGYVVTGTRTNIGHPTRPGVAPIGANAARMHRRPPGTPSHPGGYRELSGREVEVLRLVAEGQSNKAIGVSMGLSALTVKSHLARIARKLGTGDRAGMVAVALRTGIIH; this is encoded by the coding sequence GTGTCCGTTCTCCTAGAGCAGCCCGCAAGCCTGGTCGCCTACCGCCCGAACAAGCCGACGGCCATGGTCGTCGTGGCCGACCCGCGCGTCCGTTCCACCGTCACCCGCCATCTGTGGGCACTCGGAGTACGTGACGTCATCGAGGCGTCGTCCATCGCGGAGGCTCGTCCCCGCGTCGGCAATCCACGCGACATCTGCGTAGCCGACGTCCATCTGCCCGACGGTTCCGGGCTGACCCTGTTGTCCGAGACCCGAGCCGCCGGCTGGCCGAACGGCCTCGCCCTCTCCGCCGCCGATGACATCGGCGCCGTACGCAACGCCCTCGCGGGCGGCGTGAAGGGCTATGTCGTCACCGGCACCCGAACCAATATCGGCCACCCCACCCGTCCCGGCGTCGCCCCCATCGGCGCCAATGCCGCCCGTATGCACCGCCGGCCCCCCGGCACCCCGAGCCACCCGGGCGGCTACCGCGAACTGTCCGGCCGCGAGGTCGAGGTCCTCCGGCTGGTCGCCGAAGGCCAGTCCAACAAGGCCATCGGCGTCTCCATGGGCCTGTCCGCCCTGACCGTCAAGAGCCACCTCGCCCGAATCGCCCGCAAGCTCGGCACCGGAGACCGTGCGGGAATGGTCGCCGTCGCCCTGCGAACGGGCATCATCCACTGA
- a CDS encoding DUF3000 domain-containing protein, with protein sequence MAPAQGQFSDQSDGADSKDSAEGGSVPPAFRSAVDALRSARLRPELEVEATRPPKRLAPFAYALEAAVVEGEDDLADGRLVLLHDPAGHESWHGTFRLVTLVRAELEPEMASDPLLPEVCWSWLTGALEARGLSYGEAGGTVTRAGSHYFGALATRRPATQIEIRASWTPREGRGGVPDTGAHLMAWGDLLCQIAGLPPSDPADAAVVTLPQRRGPQVS encoded by the coding sequence ATGGCTCCGGCTCAGGGACAGTTCTCCGATCAATCCGATGGCGCTGACAGCAAGGACAGCGCGGAGGGTGGTTCCGTCCCGCCCGCGTTCCGTTCGGCGGTGGACGCGCTGCGCTCGGCGCGGCTGCGTCCCGAGCTGGAGGTGGAGGCGACGCGGCCGCCGAAGCGGCTCGCTCCGTTCGCGTACGCCCTGGAGGCCGCGGTCGTCGAGGGCGAGGACGATCTCGCCGACGGCCGTCTCGTACTGCTCCATGATCCGGCCGGGCACGAGTCCTGGCACGGCACCTTCCGTCTGGTGACGCTGGTACGGGCCGAGCTGGAGCCGGAGATGGCCTCCGATCCGCTGCTGCCGGAGGTGTGCTGGTCGTGGCTGACCGGTGCGCTGGAGGCGCGCGGTCTGTCGTACGGGGAGGCGGGCGGCACGGTGACCCGGGCGGGATCGCACTACTTCGGCGCGCTGGCCACGAGGCGTCCGGCGACGCAGATCGAGATCCGGGCGTCGTGGACGCCGCGCGAGGGCCGTGGCGGGGTGCCGGACACGGGGGCGCATCTGATGGCGTGGGGGGATCTGCTGTGTCAGATCGCCGGTCTGCCGCCGTCGGACCCGGCCGATGCGGCGGTGGTGACACTCCCCCAGCGGCGCGGCCCCCAGGTTTCCTGA